A window of Liolophura sinensis isolate JHLJ2023 chromosome 4, CUHK_Ljap_v2, whole genome shotgun sequence genomic DNA:
AGGAATATCACCAGCACATTCCACCACTTCATCCACCCAGCCTCCATTTTCTCTTTGTCTCCCTGTAGTGTCGGGCTAAAACCTCTGCCATCACTATGGAATGCAAACGTTCTCCTCACGGTCCAACATTTCAACAATCAAGGGAGGTAAGTCTCCTGGCATTTCTAATCGCAGATGAAGCACCTTTTCAGCACCtgaaaacacatatacaagtaaacGCTGAATTTGAAAGTTTCCAATGtacattatttctgttttgtttcgaaACAATCACTTCATTACCTTACTACTTACAGCGTTATGGCTGCAATACTGACAaagtaatcattcattcattactttATAACATTTACAGGTGATACATTAACGATCAGTGTAGACTTGGTGTCTACTTGGTATCCTCAAGTACCACATCTACACTGGTCACACCTGTTCCATTTGCTTTACTAAACCATAACTAGGTAACACCTCTACCATGGTGGTCAGCTTTACTGCTGCTCAACACCATactcacaaatttttcactAGCTCACAGTTTCACCGGAGGAAGAAAGCAAATTATCAGGGTAAACCAATGACCTCTGACTAGTTAGATAAGAACTCTCCCTCATAGGAGGtaaaatatgcacaccatactggtggaagtcAAGAGGTTTTCAACGAATGTTAAACAGCGCTAATGGCCACACGGGTGTCAACCTCATACTGTCACCAAGACTCCATGAACGATGAGACCTGGTCAGGTTTTTATTAACGACACCAATGACAATATCCATAAAAACCTCACCAGGTAGCTGACGTAAAGCTGTGGGCCGTCTCTTACTACCCTACTTCTCCCGTTGGTTGTCACAGTTGCGGggacagcactattggttgtgttgttaATAATTCCTATATGCTGTTTTATCTATGAAGGCTTTGAGGAAAAAttgttcattgtaaattgaacgagctaccttcaataaataaagatattattattatatacctCATTAGGTACAGTTTTACCACCCAAAGAAATTAACAGTTCACTCCTAACTGCGGCTGCCCTCCTTAGCAAATGAAGATATGCTGCATTTAAAAGGAAGTGTCGCGTCATGTCACTTATCTCTAACACTCAGACACTCCTACTATAAAAGactatagcatagagagtaaaccgacgctgattcatttatttatttacttgattggtgttttatatttaatataatatttcacttatacgacggcggccagcattatggtacgaGGAAACTGAGACGACACTGTGACAGTTGGCAAGTAgtcactaccctaattcttctattttttgtgacaaatattagtagtgttgaaagtagaatattacatttctttaccagccttttggaaaagtaaagatatgagtatgttgttcattagatgatctAATCATGCGAGAAAAAACGAAattcaatattcctgctacaattaaatatatactggccaaaatgagcagaccaggtgtcccaaaaattagacgAAATAGGGCATCACTTCCTGTCTGTCAACTTCATGAGCAGTTGTGCATCAGTGAGCAGTTACAAAGGGCTATGAAGAGCTACAGGGCCAGTGACTTGCAAAGGTAATGCTTGCCTGTAACACTCGAGCTTCTCAAATCTGACAACTGGCACTGTTCTGTGTTGActaacaaaattatactttttgtgatgtcCTGAAAATGGCCAACTCAACAGATGTTGATTTGATACCACAGGCAAGTTAAAAGGGTCCATAAAGTGCAATGGAAGTTGCTCTTTTTTTGGAGAAAAGGTCAAGAAATTAGGGTAGTAAACTACACggctctagcaccatggcttaagcgggATTAAGTATACATACTGAAATGCAGTCAATGATCTAGAATAATTCAAATAACTGTCTtctcatcatatttaacatacaaaaaaaaacacaaaacaaaaaaaaaaaaacaatgcaaatggagATTTATGGGACCAATTACTATTACCATGGTAACACTTACCTTTAACACTCAAGCTTCTCAGGTCAGTCAACTTCATGAGCAGTTTGGCAAAGATGTGTGGCTGGGTGGGTCTGCGTGACCTGATATAGTGCTTGAGGGCCTCCAGGATTGGCTCTTGCATCTGCTCTATCCTCTCGGGGTCTTCCCAAACCAGAGCGATCTGAAAAAGACATTTCAGGACTTACTGGTTGGGTGGGGTGCAGAGGGGTGGTGTGAGAAATAATCAGAATGATTAGTAACTCGTGTTATTGTCTTGTGAAGAACATGGATTGGTGGAGAAGAAAGAGAAAGTTTCAGAGAGAGTAGAGAAAGATTCATTGCTGGAGAAGCAACAGGGTGACTGACTGGCGCAGAGACGAGAGAGAGAGTTCACTGACTGATGGAGAGACACAAGAGAAAGATTCACTGACTGGCGGAGAGACAAGAGAGAGAGTTCACTGACTAATGGAGAGACACAAGAGAAAGATTCGCTGATTGATGGAAAGACAAGAGGGAAGATTCACTGATTGATGGAGAGACACGACAGAAAGATTCGATGATTGATGGAAAGACAAGAGGGAAGATTCACTGATTAGTGGAGAGACAAGGTAAAAAGATTTACTGACTGCTGGAGAGATGAGAGAGAGTAGTCAATCACTGGTGAAAACACAAGAGAGACAGATTTTCTGACTGGTGGAGAGAAGAAAGTGAGTAGTCACCTATAGGTAAAAACACAAGAGAGACAGATTCGCTGATTGGTGGAGAGATGAGGGAGAGTAGTCACTCATTGGTGAAATCACAAGAGAGACCGATTGGCTGATTGCTGGAGAGATGAGAGAGAGTAGTCACTCATTGGTGAAATCACAAGAGGGACCGATTGGCTGATTGCTGGAGAGATGAGAGAGAGTAGTCACTCATTGGTGAAAACACCAAAGAGACATTCGCTGATAGGTGGTCTCCACCACGTCTCCACCAGATACCTGACGACCCCCCCTGATATAATCCACCTGCTAACAATTCAAGGGCAACAGGCATTGTTCCAAAACCAAAGAGTTCACTGCAACTCACCTCCGCTTACTAAACATATTGCTGATAGAATTGAGAACTCTGATTCATCGACGTCCATTCTTTTCAACGAAGCTGCAAAGTTGAAAATCGTGTCTGTTAAAGATCCAAATCCTCCAGCTTGTAGCTCGTTCCGCGTCAACTCTAACCCATTGGAAAACATCATGACGTCTTTTTCCAACGTGTATCGCAAACACAACCGTAATATCTGAAGAAGAACAGAAAATTATAAACTTTTGTTAATAAAAACTCAACAGCACGGTAATTAACAGAAAGGTCCCTGCGCAATAtagaacagatttatttacttacttatttgattcaCGATTAACACTGTGCTCAAAGACATTTTCACAGTTAGTTTCAAGaggaaatacaaaataaaccaccaacctttgctCAGTAATCTACAAGCTTTTCCACAggtcatgtacatatgtatattacacTGGTAGAAAGTGATCTTCAATGAATTTCATGTAACAATTGTTAATTGTGCTTAGAGCCAAGAAGACCCTAAAAACAGTGGAATCAGGGGACTCAATGATTACACCCGGTCACAACATGGGATTGAAAACAACAGACCCCAGAAACAGTGGAATCAGGGGAATTGATGATTACACCCGGTCAAAAGATGGGATTGAAACAACAGACCCCAGAAACAGTGGAATCAGGGGATTCAATGATTACACCCGGTCTCAACATGGGATTGAAACAACAGACCCCAGAAACAGAGGAATCAGGGGAATTGATGATTACACCCGGTCACAACATGGGATTGAAACAACAGACCCCAGAAACAGAGGAATCAGGGGAATTGATGATTACACCCGGTCACAACATGGGATTGAAACAACAGGCCCCAGAAACAGAGGAATCAGGGGAATTGATGATTACACCCGGTCAAAAGATGGGATTGAAACAACAGGCCCCAGAAACAGAGGAATCAGGGGAATTGATGATTACACCCGGTCAAAAGATGGGATTGAAACAACAGGCCCCAGAAACAGAGGAATCAGGGGAATTGATGATTACACCCGGTCACAACATGGGATTGAAACAACAGACCCCAGAAACAGAGGAATCAGGGGAATTGATGATTACACCCGGTCAAAAGATGGGATTGAAACAACAGGCCCCAGAAACAGAGGAATCAGGGGAATTGATGATTACACCCGGTCAAAAAATGGGATTGAAACAACAGACCCCAGAAACAGTGGAATCAGGGGATTCAATGATTACACCCGGTCACAACATGGGATTGAAACAACAGACCCCAGAAACAGTGGAATCAGGGGATTCAATGATTACACCCGGTCACAACATGGGATTGAAACAACAGACCCCAGAAACAGAGGAATCAGGGGAATTGATGATTACACCCGGTCACAACATGGGATTGAAACAACAGACCCCAGAAACAGAGGAATCAGGGGAATTGATGATTACACCCGGTCACAACATGGGATTGAAACAACACACTATTACTCCACTGAGCTCCCTATTAACCACATGACCACGACCACAGGCAGTTTTAATTCCTACAGCAGAGCAGATACTCGGTAACCAGATTGTACAATAAGACGCATTACTACACAGTACCGCCCAGCAGACCTGAATCTGTTCCTAAATTGGTGAATTGGTGGGCACTTAGATTGTCATATTGGAAGTATGTCAAgtacaaagggagataaataaCCGAATGGGGAGTTTTGATATGAATTATTTACTACTCTGACtttgttttacgccctactcaagaatatttcccttatacaaagCCGGCAGTTTTGATATGTAGCTATGTAAATCACTTTGTAATCATCATactactctaattcctcaactttttcgcatgtgaaattttatgcacatttatattttatttttttttagacaaaactacaatgaCTGGATTCACCAATTTCACGTcttgacaaaaagtataatttcatcagtctgcacagaataatgccttcagaatacctCTGATTAAACACTTGCAACCATgcaaaaagcttgaagaattacagtagcacAAGTATTTTAGGCACCATGTGATTTTCGGGATAAGTTACCAAAAATTgattcaaacagttttgtaaaagTAGGCCCAGAGCTCTACCTGTTTAATGGTGTTACACAACAGCTTTTTTCAGAAATGCTGTCAGGTTTCTcctggagtttttttttttttttaaattaactttaaaaATTCAGTCTGGCTTCTCTCAACACTAGAGTACATGTGATTGGGGCTCTTTCACTGCTCAGACTGACAAGTGTATGTGTTACAACTCACCATAGAGTAAACACCAGAGTACACCTGCCTGTGGCTCTTTCACTGCTCAGATTGACAAGGGAATGTGTTACAACTCACCATAGAGTAAACACCAGAGTACATCTGCGTACCACTCTTTCACTGCTCAGACTGACAAGGGAAAGTGTTACAACTCACCATAGAGTAAACACcagagtacatgtgtgtgtggcTCTTTCACCGCTCAGACTGGCAAGGGAATACGTTACAACTTACCATAAAGCAAACACCAGAGTACATGTGCCTGTGGCTCTTTCACTGCTCAGATTGACAAGGGAAAGTGTTACAGCTCACCATAGGGTAAACACCAGAgtacgtgtgtgtgtggctCTTTCACTGCTCAGATTGACAAGGGAATGTGTTACAACTCACCATAGAGTAAACACCAGAGTACGGGTGCGTGTGGCTCTTTCACTGCTCAGATTGACAAGGGAATGTGTTACAACTCACCACAGAGTAAACACCAGAGTACGTGTGTATGTGGCTCTTTCACTGCTCAGATTGGCAAGGGAATGTGTTACAACTCACCACAGAGTAAACACCAGAgtacgtgtgtgtgtggctCTTTCACCGCTCAGACTGGCAAGGGAATACGTTACAACTTACCATAAAGCAAACACCAGAGTACATGTGCGTGTGGCTCTTTCACTGCTCAGATTGGCAAGGGAATGTGTTAAAACTCACCATAGAGTAAACACCAGAGTACATGTGCCTGTGGCTCTTTCACTGCTCAGATTGGCAAGGGAAAGTGTTACAGCTCACCATAGAGTAAACACCAGAgtacgtgtgtgtgtggctCTTTCACTGCTCAGATTGACAAGGGAAAGTGTTACAACTCACCATAGAGCAAACACCAGAGTACATGTGCCTGTGGCTCTTTCACTGCTCAGATTGGCAAGGGAAAGTGTTACAGCTCACCATAGAGTAAACACCAGAGTACATGTGCCTGTGGCTCTTTCACTGCTCAGATTGGCAAGGGAAAGTGTTACAGCTCACCATAGAGTAAACACCAGAGTACATGTGCCTGTGGCTCTTTCACTGCTCAGATTGACAAGGGAATGTGTTAAACCTCACCATAGAGTAAACACCAGAGTATGTGTGCCTGTGGCTCTTTCACTGCTCAGATTGGCAAGGGAATGTGTTACAGCTCACCATAGAGTAAACACCAGAGTATGTGTGCCTGTGGCTCTTTCACTGCTCAGATTGACAAGGGAAAGTGTAACAACTCACCATAGAGTAAACACCAAAGTACATGTGCGTGTTGCTATTTCACTGCTCAGATTGGCAAGGGTAAGTGTTACAACTCACCATAGAGTAAACACCAGAGTACGTATGCCTGTGGCTCTTTCACTGCTCAGACTGGCAAGGGAATACATTACAACTTACCACAGAGTAAACACCAGAGTATATCTGCGTACCACTCTTTCACTGCTCAGACTGGCAAGGGAATGTGTTACAACTCACCATAGAGTAAACACCAGAgtacgtgtgtgtgtggctCTTTCACTGCTCAGATTGACAAGGGAATACGTTACAACTCACCATAGAGTAAACACCAGAgtacgtgtgtgtgtggctCTTTCACTGCTCAGATTGACAAGGGAATACGTTACAACTCACCATAATTTCTAAGCAGGCCGCTTTTAACAACGTGATCTGATCAGATGTTGTTAAGGACATAAAACCTGGAATCTTCTTGGAAAATTCCACTATTTTGATTATTCCTTTGGACGACAGCTCGGTGACCCTCTCCCACAACATCGAACTCGGGCCGTCTGGCTTTTTTAAGGATTCCTGAAATGGAATTTCACAGATATACACGCATGCTAATTTTTCAGTTAATCACAGAATCattactgaaaaaaacaaaacagcttgGTTAATTTAGATGAAAGTGTCACCCTTACCATTACTCCCCACTTGTCTCTCTCCCAAAACTCACCTTACAATAAAAGACAACCAAATGCACATATGCACTGATAAAGCATTCCTCATGACGTTTAAAAAGGATGACTTGATTTTTCTTTAACGTTACACAACCGAGATATCACGGTAAAGTGAACCGAGCGCACTGGGAAAATCGAAAGTGATGCCATCCTattaattttaaccaatcagatgaaCTTTATATCTATAGCCCTAAGATGCAGCTTGTCCCACTTACAGTTCTGCCTTTTAACCATGTGTGCATGGGGTACAAGTGACACAACACAGTATTTCTGTTTGCTATATTAACATGGCATACCCCATGGCCTTGTCATTCCTGATTAAAACTTGATCAGAATATGCAGTCACgctagaaaaaaaacatgtgtttaATTAGATCTTCCTAACTTACTCAGGTtatattgttgtcttttcttttaatttcctACATCTgaactggtatacatgtacatgtagctataccAATGCCTCTCCCATCTGCCTTCTCTTCCTTCACTCTCCCCTGCCACACAGTATCTACGTACCACCATTTTGCGATCCTCCTCTTGTTCCTCGTCCGTCAGGTCACCCCGAGGGAAGGTCGCCTGGTGTGCCTCC
This region includes:
- the LOC135464646 gene encoding LOW QUALITY PROTEIN: retinoic acid receptor gamma-like (The sequence of the model RefSeq protein was modified relative to this genomic sequence to represent the inferred CDS: deleted 1 base in 1 codon), with the translated sequence MKPIIMNPPTGTEPHNGESKVKPKEDTSKDMEMPPVSDSYGMGQTTFTNPEAYDNYVYRMTCLAQQGDPQRHLYEQGMYRVDLQSPTTLSEPNQSPSPPPPPRVYKPCVVCNDKSSGFHYGVSSCEGCKGFFRRSVQKNMQYTCHKDRNCPINKVTRNRCQFCRLQKCFATGMSKEAVRNDRNKKKKAKQPMDSGSTSSSSSQHSEDLTDNDTHIIQDILEAHQATFPRGDLTDEEQEEDRKMVESLKKPDGPSSMLWERVTELSSKGIIKIVEFSKKIPGFMSLTTSDQITLLKAACLEIMILRLCLRYTLEKDVMMFSNGLELTRNELQAGGFGSLTDTIFNFAASLKRMDVDESEFSILSAICLVSGDRSGLEDPERIEQMQEPILEALKHYIRSRRPTQPHIFAKLLMKLTDLRSLSVKGAEKVLHLRLEMPGDLPPLIVEMLDREENVCIP